The DNA window ATCAAACCAGCGCATAAATTGGTCGTCGCTCACCGGAACCATAAATAGGCCTGTCTCCAGACGCTTTTTATAATCCAGCGCGCGACTGATCACCTGCTCTCGAGGTAACCGCAGATAGCAGTCTTTGAGCAGGGATACCAAATCATAAGTAATAGGTCCAACCACTGCATCCTGAAAATCGATCACCCCTAGAGCGCCATCGTCCAAGAGCATTAAATTGCGCGAATGATAATCCCGGTGCACAACCACCTGTGGTTGTTCCAGTGCACTTTCGATCAATCGGGAAAATAGCTCCCTGAGCATAGCGCGCTCTTGGTCGTCCAGTTGAACTCCCAACAACTGGCCGACAAACCAATCGGCGAACAGGTCCATCTCTAACTGCAGACGCTCAGCATCGTAAGCGGGAAATACCCTGGGGGTCGGCTCCACAGCTTGAATATCCAACAGCACTGATTCAGCCTGCTGGTAATAATTAGCCGCGGATAGTCGCGCCGGTGAACACTCCTCAGCGACACTGCCAGCCAACAATTCCGGATGCAACAGCTGGCGCCCAAAATCCTCTAGTAAGAAAAATCCATTGGCAAAGTCCACTGCGAGTATTTTCGGTGTGCTGACCCCATGGCGCTGGAATGCCATGGCGACATGAATATAAGCGGGGTTATTCTCTTTGTCTGGTGGCGAGTCAACAGCGATCAGTGAAGTCTGTCCCGCGAGCCTAAAATAACGTCTAAACCCTGCGTCACCGGCAAGGGGGTGCAGTAGCAGCGGCAGGTCAATCTGATGGGACTGGGGCAGGCAGGTCTCTATCCAATGGATAAAATTCTGGCGACGTTGAGTGGTTAAAGGGTCGATGGTGTTCTATTCCTTAATGCTGTTTTTAACGCCGCTTGCCTGACAGCCATAAGCAGCGGACAAAAAGTATCATTCTAGAGTAATTAGGCTAATTCAGGCCTCTACTCTGGCAAGATATCAGGTAAAATGCCAGCACATTAGTAACCAGCAATCAGGCGCGCCTTTGAGCCCTATTTTTAACCCTAAATTAAGTCCTATTTCCTCTCTGGTTCAGAGCCTGGGCTTTGCCTGTTCAGAACAGGGTAAGGTTAGTCGTCACGCGCTGTTCGCAGCGATAATATTACCCTTTCTGTCTGCTGGCCTGTCGTCCAATGTCTCAGCTGAAGAAGTTCATGTAACCTGGAATTGTGTCGCCGGCCCCGACAACAAGTGGCTCTGTAACGAAGAGCAGATTGTCGCCTCTAGTCGAAACCGCCCAGCGCGTGCGAATATACCCAACCTAACTGCTTCAGATGAGCCCAGAGTTGCCGCCGTGCGCAACCTAGACTGGCTGGAAGAAGATCAAATGACCGGGGAGCAGCGCTTAAGAATTGAAGGCAACTGCTGCGGTGCTTATGTGGAACCGGCGCGAGACTATCCCGACGCCGATCTCAACCCTGAAGAAGCGTCGCTGCAAGTAAATGCTAACTCCACCGAGGCGCTGGAAAATAATGTCGCCGTGTTGGAGGGCGATGTGCAAATATCTCAAGGCTACCGTCAAATTCGCAGCAACAGCGCGCGCATAGATCAAACCAACCGCAATGTTGATCTGCAGGGCAATGTGCAGTTTCGCGAACCCGGTATGTTGCTCCTCGGGAGCAGTGCAGAGATTGATATCGACAGTAAAGAGGTGACGATAAATAACGCCACCTATGTGCTTCATGAAGCAGCGGTGCGCGGCAGTGCCAAAACCCTGACCCGAACCAATGATGGCGTGATCACAATTAGTGATGCGACCTATTCAACCTGCGAGCCTGGAGACTCAACTTGGCAGATGGCGACTACCGAGATTGCCATTGATCAGCAATCCGGATTTGCCACGGTGAAAAATGCCCAGCTTCGGGTCAAAGATATCCCGGTTTTTTACTTTCCCTGGATTAAATTTCCGATTAACGATCAACGCAGCTCGGGATTGTTATTCCCCACCATTAACTCCAGTACCGACAATGGTTTTGATTACGCCCAGCCGATCTATTGGAATCTGGCGCCAGACTACGATGCGACCATTACCCCAAGACTGATACAGGAACGCGGCATAGGCATTGAGGTCGAACTTCGCCATCTATCGCGCCATTCCGAGACCACCGCGACCGCTGCCTTTTTGGGCAGTGATAAAGGCGGCAGCGACGAAGAGAATATAGATCCGGGTACCGGCCTGCCAGAACACCTTGGCGAGGATCGCTATCTAACTGGACTGACTCATCTCGGCGGCATAGGCAAAGCCTGGTCGACCTTTCTTGACCTGAATAATGTTTCCGATAACGACTACTTTAATGACTTCGGCAGCCTAGGTCAGGAGTCAAGGAGTCGGATTAACCTTCGCCGGGTCGCCGGTGTGAGCTACAAAACCGACAATTGGAATTATCGAGTCGAAGCCCAGGACCATCAAATTATTGTTGATGGGCTTGAAGAGCAGTACTCGGTGCTACCCAAGGTCACCGCCAACGGCCACTATCGCTTTGATAACAATCTAGTCGTCGATTTAAATAACCAAACCGCACGTTTTGATCATGATGATCCAGGTTTTGTCACCGGTGACAGACACCGTCTCGATTACGGCATAAGTTGGGATAAGCGCTGGACCTGGGGTTACTTTCGACCACAGTATCGCCTTAAGCACCTAGCCTATAATCTTGACAACCAGGCCAGCAGCCAGCAAGACATTAATAATTCGGCCGTAACTGTTCCAGTATCGTCGCTGGATGCCAGCCTATTCCTAGAGCGTCCTGCGAGCTTTTTCGACGGCTATACCCAAACCTTAGAACCACGACTCTACTATGTGAAATCGAAATTTAGAGACCAGTCTGGACTTCCTGATTTTGACACTCGTGAGTTTACCCCCTCTTATGACCTGCTATTTCGCGATGAGCGTTTTAATGGTGGTGACCGCATATCTGACGAAGAGCGTTTAACCATTGCTCTAACCACTCGCTATATCGACAGCAAATCTGGCCAAGAGCGCTTTAGTGCCAGTATCGCCCAGGCAATTAACTATATTGACCGCAGGGTAACCCTGTCATCCAATCTCTCTGAAGATGAGATCGGGGAGTTAGCTCGCAGGCAATCCCCCCTGGCCATCAAACTCGCTGGGCGGCTGAATAAGAGTTGGCGCTTTAGCAGTGATGTTGTTTACGACACCCACGATAATGATCTGGCCAAAAGTAGCATTGCATTGCGCTACAATGATCGCCAGAATCGGCTGTTAAATTTCAGCTATAACTCAACTCGCCGAGCGCCGAGACTATTTGATGGAGCGCCTTTAGACCAAAATATAAAGCAGGCCGATATATCTGGGCTTGTGCCCCTGCAAGGCAACTTTAACCTGGTAGGACGCTGGAATCATGATTTTACCAACAGCCGTATGCTCGATGTCTTTGCCGGATTTGAATATAACAGCTGCTGCTGGCGGGCGAGTTTAGTTGCACGGCGATCTCTGGATAGAAAAGATGAAATACTATTGCCGGAAGAAGATTTAAAGCTGACTAATGGCATCTTTTTCCAAATACAATTTAAAGGTCTGGCCGGTGCAAATGGTCGGGTTGATTCAATGCTAAAAAATGGTATCTACGGTTATGGATCTCAAGAAAACTTGTAATACAGCTCTACTCGCAGTACTCCTCGCTGCTTTTTCAGTCACTGCCAGCGCCCAGGTCGAAATTCTCGATAAGGTGGTTGCCATAGTTGATGAAGACGTGGTCCTTGAGAGTGAGGTGCAGCGTCGCCTGGCTACCATATATGCTCAGATTCAGAAGTCTGGCACTCAGCCACCGCCTCAGGAAATTGTCGTCCAGCAAGTTCTAGAGCGTTTGATCTCGGAGCGTCTCCAGCTAAACATGGGTTACAGCGCCGGTATTCGCATTACTGACGCGGAGCTGAACGACGCCATGGCCCGCATCGCCAGCAGCAATCAGTTGACCATGGAGCAGTATGCCGAACAGGTCCATGCCTCTGGTTCAACTCTGGCCAATGTGCGCGAAGAGATTCGCAACGAAATGATTTTGATGCGCGTGCAACAGGGTCAGGTGATGCGCCGCATTCGTATCAGCAGCCAAGAATTAGA is part of the SAR92 clade bacterium H455 genome and encodes:
- a CDS encoding phosphotransferase; its protein translation is MHPLAGDAGFRRYFRLAGQTSLIAVDSPPDKENNPAYIHVAMAFQRHGVSTPKILAVDFANGFFLLEDFGRQLLHPELLAGSVAEECSPARLSAANYYQQAESVLLDIQAVEPTPRVFPAYDAERLQLEMDLFADWFVGQLLGVQLDDQERAMLRELFSRLIESALEQPQVVVHRDYHSRNLMLLDDGALGVIDFQDAVVGPITYDLVSLLKDCYLRLPREQVISRALDYKKRLETGLFMVPVSDDQFMRWFDLIGLQRHIKVLGIFARLSLRDGKQAYLKDLPLVIRYALEAAQGCETAQGCEADRGDVAGQAFYSWFIERIEPLLPEQDWYSDWRSAGDNHR
- a CDS encoding LPS-assembly protein LptD, which produces MSPIFNPKLSPISSLVQSLGFACSEQGKVSRHALFAAIILPFLSAGLSSNVSAEEVHVTWNCVAGPDNKWLCNEEQIVASSRNRPARANIPNLTASDEPRVAAVRNLDWLEEDQMTGEQRLRIEGNCCGAYVEPARDYPDADLNPEEASLQVNANSTEALENNVAVLEGDVQISQGYRQIRSNSARIDQTNRNVDLQGNVQFREPGMLLLGSSAEIDIDSKEVTINNATYVLHEAAVRGSAKTLTRTNDGVITISDATYSTCEPGDSTWQMATTEIAIDQQSGFATVKNAQLRVKDIPVFYFPWIKFPINDQRSSGLLFPTINSSTDNGFDYAQPIYWNLAPDYDATITPRLIQERGIGIEVELRHLSRHSETTATAAFLGSDKGGSDEENIDPGTGLPEHLGEDRYLTGLTHLGGIGKAWSTFLDLNNVSDNDYFNDFGSLGQESRSRINLRRVAGVSYKTDNWNYRVEAQDHQIIVDGLEEQYSVLPKVTANGHYRFDNNLVVDLNNQTARFDHDDPGFVTGDRHRLDYGISWDKRWTWGYFRPQYRLKHLAYNLDNQASSQQDINNSAVTVPVSSLDASLFLERPASFFDGYTQTLEPRLYYVKSKFRDQSGLPDFDTREFTPSYDLLFRDERFNGGDRISDEERLTIALTTRYIDSKSGQERFSASIAQAINYIDRRVTLSSNLSEDEIGELARRQSPLAIKLAGRLNKSWRFSSDVVYDTHDNDLAKSSIALRYNDRQNRLLNFSYNSTRRAPRLFDGAPLDQNIKQADISGLVPLQGNFNLVGRWNHDFTNSRMLDVFAGFEYNSCCWRASLVARRSLDRKDEILLPEEDLKLTNGIFFQIQFKGLAGANGRVDSMLKNGIYGYGSQENL